A single Theropithecus gelada isolate Dixy chromosome 7b, Tgel_1.0, whole genome shotgun sequence DNA region contains:
- the TCL1B gene encoding T-cell leukemia/lymphoma protein 1B: MASEASVRLGTPPDRLWIQKPGIYEDEEGRTWVTVVVRFSPSHREWARASNTQGSASQGSTYEPSITVHLWQMAVHTREPLFSSQMPFSQLPPVWQLYPGRKYRAADSSFWEIVDHGQIDSMEQLVLTYQPERKD; the protein is encoded by the exons ATGGCCTCCGAAGCTTCTGTGCGCCTAGGGACGCCCCCTGACCGTCTGTGGATCCAGAAGCCTGGCATCTACGAAGACGAGGAGGGGAGGACCTGGGTGACTGTGGTCGTGCGGTTCAGTCCCTCGCATAGGGAATGGGCCAGGGCCTCAAACACCCAGGGCAGCGCCTCCCAGGGCAGCACA TATGAACCCAGCATCACGGTGCACTTGTGGCAGATGGCAGTGCATACCCGGGAGCCACTCTTTTCCAGCCAGATGCCCTTCTCCCAGCTGCCCCCCGTGTGGCAGCTCTACCCCGGGAGGAAGTACCGAGCAGCGGATTCCAGTTTCTGGGAAATAGTGGACCACGGCCAG ATCGACTCCATGGAGCAGCTGGTCCTCACATATCAGCCGGAGAGGAAAGACTGA